The DNA region ATTCTCTTTTCGGTTTCTCTCCGGTACCTCATGGGAAAGAAATGACTACTCTTCAAGGAAGGGGATTCGGTTTTCCTCAAGAACATTTCCCGCTCCCCAGAGAATGTCCTCGCTTCTTGGCCAGACCACACCCACCGGATTTCTGGAAATCCGATTATCTCCGAAGATTCCCTCCGTTCCCCGGAGAAGGCACAATCCACCTGTTGTGCTCTCTGAAATCTCATTGCCCTCGAAGAGACAGAGCCCTCCACACGTTACACCCCAGACATTGGAGAAGAAGCGTGAACGGCGAACCACAAGGACAGACCCTCGTTTGGCCAAAATCCCCTCCCCCCGGTTGCCTACGAAAATCGAGTCCTCCACCACAACAGCAGTCCCCTCTTCAGCAAGAATACCCGCCGCCTCATTCTCGAGGAACACGCAGCGCCGAAAAACTAAAGATGCTTCCCGGGCAGCGACCACTCCGTTCCCCATCCAGCTAAGCTTCTCCCGAATCCCTCCCCGAAAGACACAGCCTTCAAAAACAACCCGGCTCTTCAGGACGACAGCCACATTGCCACTCTTTCTCCCCCGCAGGGAAAAGGTGACGTTTTGGACAAGACCCTCCCCTTCCCCCTCAATACGGAGCACCTCACCCTCCCGGAAAAGGACTGTTCCACTTGCTCCCACAAGGTGAAAGGGTGGGGTAAGGGAAACTTTCTCCTCAAGAAGGTAATCTCCAGGGGCAAGGAGAATTGAGTCACCCCTGGGGAAAAGGGGATGTTCAGGGAACACAGGATGAAAGCCCGAAAAAGAGGGGTTTTCCTTCTCCCCCTCAAGGATGAGCTCGCAATGCTTCTCTTTTCCTCTCCATGCAAAGGCAATTGTCCCCCGGAGTATGCGTTCTTCGGTATCTCCTCGCAGGTGAAAGGAAAAGGGATTCAGAGGGTCCGGGAGGAGAAAGGCAGGATAGGAAAGAATGCGTGCCTTCCGGGGAAGGACGAGGGCGAGACGCCTCTCACCTGGGGGAAGGGCAATCCTTTTCGTTTCTTCCTTTGGGCGAATCACCACATCCATCCTCGTCGACCTCAAGGAGGAATCCTTCAACATCAAGAAGGAGGCGGCGTCGAAGGGGCACCGGTTCCCCCTTCTCCACAGCACACCACTCCCCACCGGGAACAAGAACACGTACCTTCCGGGTGCCCAAGAAGACGTACTGACTATTTCCTTCCTCCCAACGAACCTCCCCCAGAACCTCTTGAGCCTCTCGCCGACCAGAGAGCATCTTCTCCACAATGCGGAACCCATGACCAAGAACGAGTCTCCGCTTTGAGGCACCGTAAACCCCTGCGCCCTTTGCCTCGAAAACGCGAAGGACAAGGGGATGGGGCCAAGACACCGGAGATCCACAAAAAGGGCAGCGCCTGAGAAGGTACGGAAGCCAGTACGGGTAGGGAAAGTACTGGGCGCATCGGCGGCACCGCCAGAGCTCAAAAAAGGAAAAGAAGAGAGCCCGTTCCCACTCCCGGGCTAAAGGTCGACGCTCGGGAGCAAAAAGACCCTCGATGAAACTCCGTTCCACGAGTTCCTGTAAGGAGGGAGGAAGGATACGGTAGCTCAGGACTCCCCGGCGAAAAAGGGGAAACCCAAGCCTTTCCGGGCGATGGCGGAAATCGAAGGGATGTTCGCTGAAAAGGGCCATCCTTCCCCAGCCAAGGCGCTCGTCCTCTTCAGGGTCCTCGGCGTAGCACACCAGAGGCTGCAGGGGGTTGCGGAAAAGAAGGGTGTGGAAGATGAGAACCGAGAGACTATGCCGATCGGTTTTCTGATTGGGTACCTCCCTACCGCAGACAACTTCAGGGGCCATAAAAGGCATCATGCCCGCCACCTGAGGCGGGAGAAACCCCGGGACCACAAGGCCGTCAAGGTCGATGAGCACCGCAAGACCTCTCTTGATGTCCACAAGGAAGTTACTGAAGTGGAGGTCCGCATGGGCACAGCCTTTCCCGTGCAGAGCCGAAACGGTGCGAGCGATGCTGTGGGCAACCTGGAGGTAGTTGAGCCAGTTGGCCCCTCTCTCCACCGCTTCCTTGAACTCCCGGGGACTGAAGATGTAGTCCACGAGTTCCCGAAACGGTGGACGGGGTATGCGCTTTGTGACCACCCCGATTCGTCTCCAGCCATCGAGCTCCTCCACGAGTGCCACCGGCCAGCAGAGGAAATTCGCCTCTTCCCCGAGGTTCTTCCCAAGGGCAAGGACCCGGCGGAGGAGCTCCTCTTTGTCGGGAGGAAGAGCTTGGTCGTGATACACCTTGACCACGAAGTTCCCGCAGCGGCTGAAGTACACCTCCCCCTCGCCGCCAACAAAAACTGGACCTTCGATCTCGAGGCGCTTTGGGACAAAAGGGAAAGGGGAGACCGTAGTCACCCGCACCGGTACACCACCGCAAGAGTCCGATCGTCGAAACTCCCAGGAACTTCATAGGTGCCAAGCCAGAACACCAGGCGCCGGGCTGCCTCCTCGAAACTCGAAGAGGAGCGAATTTCCCGAAGAAGGTCTCGCACGAAACGATCGGTGACATCCTCAGGGGGACCGTAGAGGCAGTCATCGGCAAGACCATCAGTCATGAGAAGGAGAGCCTCAAGGCGGTCCTTTCGAAAGTCGAAAAAGCCCACCCGGCAGTACTCCCTCCAGTCAGGTTGGGTGAGGACGGCTGTTTCG from Candidatus Caldatribacterium sp. includes:
- a CDS encoding right-handed parallel beta-helix repeat-containing protein encodes the protein MDVVIRPKEETKRIALPPGERRLALVLPRKARILSYPAFLLPDPLNPFSFHLRGDTEERILRGTIAFAWRGKEKHCELILEGEKENPSFSGFHPVFPEHPLFPRGDSILLAPGDYLLEEKVSLTPPFHLVGASGTVLFREGEVLRIEGEGEGLVQNVTFSLRGRKSGNVAVVLKSRVVFEGCVFRGGIREKLSWMGNGVVAAREASLVFRRCVFLENEAAGILAEEGTAVVVEDSIFVGNRGEGILAKRGSVLVVRRSRFFSNVWGVTCGGLCLFEGNEISESTTGGLCLLRGTEGIFGDNRISRNPVGVVWPRSEDILWGAGNVLEENRIPFLEE